The Daucus carota subsp. sativus chromosome 2, DH1 v3.0, whole genome shotgun sequence genome includes a window with the following:
- the LOC108206635 gene encoding mitochondrial import inner membrane translocase subunit TIM23-2 translates to MANPSENKPSTRHYHPYQSLNTPIHKLYELPTSPEYLFHEEAAVQRRSWSENLQYYTGSGYLSGAIIGGMKGTVEGIKSAETGESLKLRINRVLNSGGHTGRKFGNTLGVLGLLFSGLESTALHFRGTDDLLNSVVAGLGTGALYRATKGAKSAVLAGAIGGLAAGAAGIGKQAIKRYVPI, encoded by the coding sequence ATGGCAAATCCATCAGAAAACAAGCCCTCAACTCGCCACTACCACCCCTATCAAAGCCTCAACACCCCAATCCACAAGCTCTACGAGCTACCCACTTCGCCTGAGTATCTTTTCCACGAAGAAGCTGCGGTTCAGAGGCGCTCTTGGAGCGAGAATCTGCAGTATTACACCGGGTCGGGTTATTTATCCGGAGCTATAATTGGGGGTATGAAAGGGACAGTTGAGGGGATCAAGTCTGCGGAGACAGGCGAGTCGTTGAAGCTCAGGATTAACCGGGTTTTGAATTCGGGTGGGCATACGGGTCGGAAATTTGGCAACACTCTGGGTGTTCTTGGGCTGCTTTTTTCAGGGTTGGAGAGTACTGCTTTGCATTTCAGGGGGACTGATGATTTGCTTAATAGTGTGGTGGCTGGACTGGGAACTGGGGCGCTTTATCGCGCTACGAAAGGAGCTAAATCTGCTGTTCTTGCTGGTGCTATTGGTGGATTGGCTGCTGGTGCTGCTGGGATTGGTAAGCAAGCGATTAAGCGATATGTTCcgatttaa